In Tenrec ecaudatus isolate mTenEca1 chromosome 4, mTenEca1.hap1, whole genome shotgun sequence, a single window of DNA contains:
- the CYB561D2 gene encoding transmembrane reductase CYB561D2 isoform X2 — translation MALTVETESQIYRVLRTASGAAAHLVALGFTICVMVLARPGSSLFSWHPMLMSLAFSFLMTEALLVFSPESSLLRSLSRKGRARCHWVLQLLALLCALLGLGLVVVHKEQQGKAHLATWHGRAGLLAVLWAGLQCSGGVGLLYPKLLPRWPLAKLKLYHATSGLVGYLLGSASLLLGMCSLWFTATVTGGAWYLAVLCPVLTSLVIMNQVSNAYLYRKRIQP, via the exons ATGGCCTTGACCGTGGAGACTGAGTCCCAAATCTACCGAGTTTTGCGCACAGCCTCTGGGGCTGCCGCCCACCTTGTGGCCCTTGGCTTCACCATCTGTGTTATGGTGCTTGCCCGGCCTGGCTCCA GCCTCTTCTCCTGGCACCCCATGCTCATGTCTCTTGCT TTCTCCTTCCTGATGACTGAGGCGCTGCTGGTGTTCTCGCCGGAGAGCTCCCTGCTGCGCTCCCTCTCCAGGAAGGGCCGGGCACGGTGCCACTGGGTGctgcagctgctggccctgctgtgTGCGTTGCTGGGCCTGGGCCTTGTCGTTGTCCACAAGGAGCAGCAGGGCAAAGCCCACTTGGCCACCTGGCATGGACGGGCAGGGCTGCTGGCTGTGCTGTGGGCGGGGCTGCAGTGCTCAGGTGGGGTGGGGCTGCTATACCCCAAGCTGCTGCCCCGCTGGCCCCTGGCCAAGCTCAAGCTGTATCATGCCACCTCAGGGCTAGTGGGCTACCTCCTGGGCAGTGCCAGCCTCTTGTTGGGCATGTGTTCACTGTggtttactgccacagtcactggtGGGGCCTGGTACCTGGCCGTGCTGTGTCCTGTTCTCACCAGCCTTGTCATCATGAACCAGGTGAGCAATGCCTACCTGTATCGCAAGAGGATCCAGCCATGA
- the CYB561D2 gene encoding transmembrane reductase CYB561D2 isoform X1 encodes MHSMRQPLPMASAGPRPGPSRSSRQEAPLPWEHLLKSAQRSGLRGSLSPANAPRSHELNGACAVGFGGVVWAGGVSAQEVRSRWKSHPEVERVRGGAVARAAGPRRVRSLGRKPLRWISAAGLFSWHPMLMSLAFSFLMTEALLVFSPESSLLRSLSRKGRARCHWVLQLLALLCALLGLGLVVVHKEQQGKAHLATWHGRAGLLAVLWAGLQCSGGVGLLYPKLLPRWPLAKLKLYHATSGLVGYLLGSASLLLGMCSLWFTATVTGGAWYLAVLCPVLTSLVIMNQVSNAYLYRKRIQP; translated from the exons ATGCATTCGATGCGACAGCCGCTGCCCATGGCGTCTGCAGGGCCCAGGCCCGGACCTTCTCGTTCCTCGCGCCAGGAGGCGCCCCTCCCCTGGGAACACCTGTTAAAGTCAGCTCAGAGGTCTGGGCTACGTGGGTCGCTCTCGCCTGCGAATGCACCAAGAAGCCATGAGCTCAACGGCGCCTGCGCAGTGGGATTCGGAGGCGTGGTTTGGGCGGGGGGGGTTTCGGCCCAGGAAGTCAGGAGTCGGTGGAAGTCGCACCCGGAAGTGGAGCGGGTCCGCGGCGGAGCAGTGGCGCGCGCGGCTGGGCCCCGAAGAGTCCGCTCTCTTGGGAGGAAGCCGCTGCGTTGGATCAGTGCTGCGG GCCTCTTCTCCTGGCACCCCATGCTCATGTCTCTTGCT TTCTCCTTCCTGATGACTGAGGCGCTGCTGGTGTTCTCGCCGGAGAGCTCCCTGCTGCGCTCCCTCTCCAGGAAGGGCCGGGCACGGTGCCACTGGGTGctgcagctgctggccctgctgtgTGCGTTGCTGGGCCTGGGCCTTGTCGTTGTCCACAAGGAGCAGCAGGGCAAAGCCCACTTGGCCACCTGGCATGGACGGGCAGGGCTGCTGGCTGTGCTGTGGGCGGGGCTGCAGTGCTCAGGTGGGGTGGGGCTGCTATACCCCAAGCTGCTGCCCCGCTGGCCCCTGGCCAAGCTCAAGCTGTATCATGCCACCTCAGGGCTAGTGGGCTACCTCCTGGGCAGTGCCAGCCTCTTGTTGGGCATGTGTTCACTGTggtttactgccacagtcactggtGGGGCCTGGTACCTGGCCGTGCTGTGTCCTGTTCTCACCAGCCTTGTCATCATGAACCAGGTGAGCAATGCCTACCTGTATCGCAAGAGGATCCAGCCATGA
- the NPRL2 gene encoding GATOR1 complex protein NPRL2, giving the protein MGSGCRIECIFFSEFHPTLGPKITYQVPEDFISRELFDTVQVYIITKPELQNKLITVTAMEKKLIGCPVCIEHKKYSRNALLFNLGFVCDAQAKTCALEPIVKKLAGYLTTLELESSFVSMEESKQKLVPIMTILLEELNASGRCTLPIDESNTIHLKVIEQRPDPPVAQEYDVPVFTKDKEEFFNSQWDLTTQQILPYIDGFRHVQKISAEADVELNLVRIAIQNLLYYGVVTLVSILQYSNVYCPTPKVQDLVDDKSLQEACLSYVTKPGHKRASLRDVFQLYCSLSPGTTVRDLLGRHPQQLQRVDERKLIQFGLMKNLIRRLQKYPVRVSREERSHPAQLYTGCHSYDEICCKTGMSYHELDERLENDPNIIICWK; this is encoded by the exons ATGGGCAGCGGCTGTCGCATCGAATGCATATTCTTCAGCGAGTTCCACCCCACGCTGGGACCCAAGATCACCTATCAG GTCCCTGAAGATTTCATCTCCCGGGAGCTGTTTGACACGGTCCAGGTGTACATCATCACCAAGCCAGAATTGCAGAACAAGCTCATCACTGT CACCGCCATGGAGAAAAAGCTGATCGGCTGCCCCGTTTGCATTGAGCACAAGAAATACAGCCGCAATGCCCTGCTCTTCAACCTGGGCTTCGTGTGTGACGCCCAGGCGAAGACCTGCGCCCTGGAGCCCATCGTCAAGAAGCTGGCTGGCTACCTGACCACACTGGAG CTAGAGAGCAGCTTCGTATCCATGGAGGAGAGCAAGCAGAAGCTGGTGCCCATCATGACCATCTTGCTGGAAGAGCTAAATGCCTCAGGCCGGTGCACCCTGCCCATCG ATGAGTCCAACACCATCCACTTGAAGGTGATTGAGCAGCGACCAGACCCTCCTGTGGCCCAGGAGTATGACGTTCCGGTCTTTACCAAGGACAAGGAGGAGTTCTTCAATTCCCAGTGGGACCTCACCACGCAGCAA ATCCTGCCCTACATCGATGGCTTCCGTCATGTCCAGAAGATCTCAGCCGAAGCAGACGTGGAGCTCAACCTGGTTCGCATCGCTATCCAGAACCTGCT GTACTATGGTGTTGTGACGCTTGTGTCCATCCTCCAG TACTCCAATGTGTACTGCCCTACACCCAAAGTCCAAGACCTGGTCGATGATAAGTCCCTGCAGGAGGCCTGTTTGTCTTATGTGACCAAGCCAG GACACAAGAGGGCCAGCCTCCGGGACGTCTTCCAGCTGTACTGCAGCCTGAGTCCCGGGACCACTGTACGGGACCTCCTGGGCCGCCACCCTCAGCAGCTGCAGCGCGTTGATGAACG GAAGCTGATCCAGTTTGGGCTTATGAAGAACCTCATCCGGCGGCTGCAGAAGTACCCTGTCCGTGTATCTCGGGAGGAGCGGAGCCACCCTGCCCAGTTGTACACAGGCTGCCACAGCTATGACGAGATTTGCTGCAAGACAG GCATGAGCTACCACGAGCTGGATGAGCGGCTGGAAAACGACCCCAACATCATCATCTGCTGGAAGTGA